A window of Trueperaceae bacterium genomic DNA:
GTGGCTGCGTTGGGGCTCGTGGTCGAGTACCAGCACCCGGACTTCGGCGCCGTGAGGCAGGTTGCCGGACCCGTACACACTTCGCAAGGCACCAGGGTGCCGGTGCGGGCATCCGCACTCGGCGAGGACACCGTCAGCGTGCTTCAGGACCTGGTTGGCATGACCACGACAGAGCTCGACGAACTCGTCGCCGAAGGGGTGGTGGCGTGAGCCGCCGCCGCTCCGGCAACTTCATGGAGGTGATGTGTAAGTGAAAGGGATAGTCGCTGCTC
This region includes:
- a CDS encoding CoA transferase; translated protein: VAALGLVVEYQHPDFGAVRQVAGPVHTSQGTRVPVRASALGEDTVSVLQDLVGMTTTELDELVAEGVVA